In one bacterium genomic region, the following are encoded:
- a CDS encoding antibiotic biosynthesis monooxygenase, with protein MHAFLTHMRAKPGQRDEVIRLTTGMLEQTQGEDGIPVYVFSTAQDSPDDFYFYDIYESEEARKAHESTDKFRETMPALMQVAELVSVTLLDPYGPMKITPPGS; from the coding sequence ATGCACGCCTTCCTGACCCACATGCGCGCCAAGCCCGGACAGCGCGACGAAGTGATCCGCCTGACGACGGGCATGCTCGAACAGACCCAGGGCGAGGACGGGATCCCGGTCTACGTGTTCTCCACCGCGCAGGACAGCCCCGACGACTTCTACTTCTACGACATCTACGAGTCGGAGGAGGCGCGCAAGGCCCACGAATCGACGGACAAGTTCCGGGAGACGATGCCCGCGCTCATGCAGGTCGCGGAGCTGGTCTCGGTCACGCTCCTCGATCCCTACGGTCCGATGAAGATCACGCCGCCCGGGAGCTGA
- a CDS encoding SDR family oxidoreductase, which translates to MPLDPSIWSDRSFGPAAFSLEGRVALVTGAAAGLGRATALGLARCGADVSICDRDEAGLADCARSIEALGRRSHSATIDVREEQAVDAWVEAAVSALGSVDVLVNNAGGGFWSPFLDVSAKGEHALVRENFGTVTGCIRAAVPHMRAGGSIVNVTSVEAHRAGPGFAVYSAMKSAVASLTKSLALELAPRRIRINCIAPDMIPTGGIDAVGGDADPGIPGIEPTPWPEAGHPDDCAATVVFLASDASRFMTGSTIHLDGGTWAAGGWKRRDDDGFAL; encoded by the coding sequence ATGCCCCTCGATCCTTCGATCTGGTCCGATCGCTCCTTCGGCCCGGCCGCCTTCTCGCTGGAAGGCCGGGTCGCCCTGGTGACCGGCGCGGCTGCAGGGCTGGGGCGCGCGACGGCCCTCGGGCTCGCGCGCTGCGGGGCCGACGTCTCGATCTGTGATCGGGACGAGGCGGGGTTGGCGGATTGCGCGAGGTCGATCGAGGCCCTCGGGCGCCGCAGTCACTCGGCGACGATCGACGTACGCGAAGAGCAAGCCGTCGACGCGTGGGTCGAGGCGGCGGTAAGCGCACTCGGTTCCGTCGACGTGCTGGTGAACAACGCGGGGGGTGGCTTCTGGTCTCCGTTCCTCGACGTGAGCGCGAAGGGAGAGCACGCCCTCGTGCGCGAGAATTTCGGGACGGTGACCGGGTGCATCCGTGCGGCCGTTCCGCACATGCGCGCGGGGGGCTCGATCGTGAACGTGACGAGCGTCGAGGCCCACCGTGCCGGGCCGGGCTTCGCCGTCTACTCCGCCATGAAGTCCGCGGTCGCGAGTCTGACGAAGAGCCTCGCCCTCGAGCTCGCGCCGCGGCGGATCCGGATCAACTGCATCGCCCCCGACATGATTCCGACCGGCGGGATCGACGCGGTGGGCGGGGATGCGGATCCGGGGATCCCCGGGATCGAGCCGACGCCCTGGCCCGAAGCCGGACATCCCGACGACTGCGCCGCCACGGTCGTGTTTCTCGCGAGCGACGCGTCGCGCTTCATGACCGGCTCGACGATCCACCTCGACGGCGGGACCTGGGCGGCGGGCGGCTGGAAACGACGGGACGACGACGGGTTCGCCCTCTAG
- a CDS encoding 3-deoxy-7-phosphoheptulonate synthase: protein MPMSSLEDRNLTAIDPLPTPAELKTAHPISTNGARTVLRARTAIRDAMHGRDPNRLVAIVGPCSLHDPEAAIEYAQRLVPLAKELEGELIVVMRTYFEKPRTTVGWKGLVNDPRLDGSCHVDEGLALARQLLLEVNDLGLPCATEFLDPFAPQFLADAIAWAAIGARTTESQTHREMASGLSMPVGFKNGTDGGHQVAIDAMTASSAPHSFLGVRADGTAAVVKTAGNPDTHVVLRGGGGRTNYDRESVLAVAEKLDKRGVMVDCSHGNSKKDPALQGEALRDVARQIRNGSNDVLGIMLESHLEEGRQDWKPGRELRYGVSITDACIGFEETDGLLRELAASVRSRRSGRVGRRVIDAA, encoded by the coding sequence ATTCCGATGAGTTCCCTGGAAGACCGCAACCTGACGGCGATCGACCCCCTGCCCACTCCGGCAGAGCTGAAGACCGCCCATCCCATCTCGACGAACGGGGCGCGGACGGTCCTGCGCGCCCGGACGGCGATCCGGGACGCGATGCACGGACGCGATCCGAACCGCCTCGTGGCGATCGTGGGCCCTTGCTCGCTCCACGACCCCGAGGCGGCGATCGAGTACGCGCAGCGCCTGGTTCCGCTGGCGAAGGAGCTCGAGGGCGAGCTGATCGTCGTGATGCGGACCTACTTCGAGAAGCCGCGGACGACCGTCGGCTGGAAGGGGCTGGTGAACGACCCGCGCCTCGACGGCTCGTGTCACGTCGACGAAGGCCTCGCCCTCGCGCGGCAGCTGCTCCTCGAGGTCAACGACCTGGGCCTCCCCTGCGCGACCGAGTTCCTCGATCCGTTCGCGCCGCAGTTCCTCGCCGACGCGATCGCCTGGGCTGCCATCGGTGCCCGCACGACCGAAAGCCAGACCCACCGCGAGATGGCGAGCGGTCTGTCCATGCCCGTCGGGTTCAAGAACGGAACGGACGGGGGACACCAGGTCGCGATCGACGCGATGACCGCTTCGAGTGCGCCGCATTCCTTCCTGGGGGTCCGCGCGGACGGGACCGCAGCCGTCGTCAAGACCGCCGGCAACCCCGACACCCACGTCGTGCTGCGCGGCGGGGGCGGCCGTACGAACTACGACCGCGAGAGCGTCCTGGCCGTCGCCGAGAAGCTCGACAAGCGCGGGGTCATGGTCGACTGCTCCCACGGCAACTCGAAGAAGGACCCCGCCCTCCAGGGCGAAGCGCTCCGGGACGTCGCCCGGCAGATCCGGAACGGCTCGAACGACGTCCTCGGGATCATGCTCGAGAGCCACCTCGAAGAGGGGCGCCAGGACTGGAAGCCCGGCAGGGAGCTCCGGTACGGAGTCTCGATCACCGATGCCTGCATCGGCTTCGAAGAGACCGACGGCCTCCTCCGCGAGCTCGCCGCGTCCGTCCGGAGCCGGCGAAGCGGGCGCGTCGGACGGCGCGTGATCGACGCGGCCTAG
- a CDS encoding carboxymuconolactone decarboxylase family protein: MSDDARRSRAKAMFEEVNGFPAPDPPDFFQETTLDHIFGDVWTRPGLTRKERRLITLTTIAMTGAATAMEVHVRSALESGDLSREEMGEFAAHFAHYAGFPIATQLYTTFQRIAAELDAAEVS, encoded by the coding sequence ATGAGCGACGACGCGCGGCGATCGAGGGCGAAGGCGATGTTCGAGGAGGTGAACGGGTTCCCTGCCCCGGATCCGCCGGACTTCTTCCAGGAGACGACCCTCGACCACATCTTCGGGGACGTGTGGACGCGACCGGGGCTGACGCGCAAGGAGCGGCGCCTCATCACGCTGACGACGATCGCCATGACGGGGGCGGCCACGGCGATGGAGGTTCACGTCCGATCGGCGCTCGAGAGCGGAGACCTCTCGCGCGAAGAGATGGGCGAGTTCGCCGCCCACTTCGCCCACTACGCCGGCTTCCCGATCGCGACCCAGCTCTACACGACGTTCCAACGGATCGCGGCGGAGCTCGACGCGGCCGAGGTGAGCTAG
- a CDS encoding NAD(P)H-dependent oxidoreductase has protein sequence MSQFTILRIDASARTSRSLSRSLADDFVRGWQERRPGDRILLRDVGVAPPPPVSEPWIDAAFTSDSERTPRQRAVLSLSDELIGEVRQANLLLIASPLYNYGMPASLKAWVDQVVRVQETFSFDLARGDWPIEPVLEGKTLVLLTSSGEFGFAPGGVRAEHDHLTPHLRTVSRYFGVAEMHRVAIEYQEFGDDRHRRSVEAAHVEVGRLVDHLSRHVTSEAA, from the coding sequence ATGTCTCAGTTCACGATTCTCCGCATCGATGCGAGCGCGAGGACATCGCGATCGCTCTCTCGAAGTCTTGCCGACGATTTCGTTCGAGGCTGGCAGGAGCGCCGTCCAGGTGACCGCATCCTGCTGCGCGACGTCGGGGTCGCTCCGCCGCCGCCGGTCTCCGAGCCGTGGATCGATGCGGCATTCACTTCGGACTCGGAGCGGACGCCTCGGCAGCGGGCGGTACTCTCGCTCTCCGACGAGCTGATCGGAGAGGTGCGGCAGGCGAATCTGCTGCTGATCGCGTCGCCCCTGTACAACTATGGGATGCCCGCGAGCTTGAAGGCGTGGGTCGATCAGGTCGTCCGCGTGCAGGAGACCTTCAGCTTCGATCTGGCGCGCGGCGACTGGCCGATCGAGCCGGTCCTCGAGGGGAAGACGCTCGTGCTGCTCACCTCGAGTGGCGAGTTCGGATTCGCGCCGGGCGGCGTGCGAGCCGAGCACGACCACCTCACACCCCATCTACGCACGGTCTCCCGCTACTTCGGCGTCGCCGAGATGCACCGCGTCGCCATCGAGTACCAGGAATTCGGGGACGACCGTCATCGTCGATCGGTGGAGGCGGCCCACGTCGAAGTCGGTCGGCTCGTCGACCACCTCTCGCGACACGTCACCTCCGAAGCCGCATGA
- a CDS encoding nuclear transport factor 2 family protein, translating into MDESRPPLPPFTAESAAEKVRLAEDAWNTRDPARVALAYTEDSEWRNRSEFLRGRAEIVPFLERKWSRELDYRLIKELWAFAENRIAVRFAYEWRDDDDEWFRSYGNENWEFDERGLMRRRIASINDLSITSAERVFLWPLGSRPEGHPGLGALGL; encoded by the coding sequence ATGGACGAATCCCGGCCCCCGCTCCCGCCCTTCACCGCCGAGTCCGCTGCCGAGAAGGTCCGTCTCGCCGAGGACGCGTGGAACACACGCGATCCCGCCCGCGTGGCCCTCGCCTACACGGAGGACAGCGAGTGGCGAAACCGCTCGGAGTTTCTCCGCGGTCGCGCCGAGATCGTGCCGTTCCTCGAGCGGAAGTGGTCGCGCGAGCTCGACTATCGACTGATCAAGGAGCTCTGGGCGTTCGCGGAGAACCGGATCGCCGTCCGCTTCGCCTACGAGTGGCGAGACGACGACGACGAGTGGTTCCGCTCCTACGGAAACGAGAACTGGGAGTTCGACGAGCGCGGCCTGATGCGGCGACGGATCGCGAGCATCAACGACCTCTCGATCACGAGCGCCGAGCGCGTCTTCCTCTGGCCGCTGGGGAGCCGCCCCGAAGGTCATCCGGGCCTGGGCGCGCTGGGCCTGTGA
- a CDS encoding sigma 54-interacting transcriptional regulator, translated as MQATTLELYESIQDLLLDLAGQRELGALLELVVKRLAAIDEVALARVWLVREDEADSKPYLQLVASAGAPLDASSGEWSRIDGDFSRFAIGERKVGSVAENSATVWVRDTREDSSWISRPEWAEKEGILGFGGQPLVFRGEVLGVLGVFTREVLAEAPLTSLRVVADHVAAALATARAFEENARLRQQLEAENEYLREEIEDAQAFGDILGVSPAIRDVAQQIRQVASTDASVLILGESGSGKELVAREVHCASDRSEHPLVRVNCASVPKELYESEFFGHVRGAFTGAVKDRVGRFAAADGGTLFLDEVGEIPLELQSKLLRVLQEGQFERVGEDRTRTVDVRIVAATNRDLAVEVKEGRFREDLYYRLNVFPIQVPPLRERREDIPLLAEHFLARLTRKHRRPAELDEANRRALAAYDWPGNVRELQNAIERAVITSQAGALTFHFPGAPSAAASPEVEASGRVLTDAELRDIERRNLLAAVEQAEGRIYGPGGAAELLGMKPTTVTSRLAKIREQEGA; from the coding sequence ATGCAGGCCACGACGCTCGAGCTCTACGAATCGATCCAGGATCTCCTGCTCGATCTCGCGGGGCAGCGAGAGCTCGGAGCGCTTCTCGAACTCGTCGTGAAGCGCCTCGCGGCGATCGACGAAGTCGCGCTCGCCCGGGTCTGGCTCGTCCGGGAGGACGAGGCGGATTCGAAGCCCTACCTCCAGCTCGTGGCCTCCGCGGGTGCGCCGCTCGACGCGAGCAGCGGAGAATGGAGCCGGATCGACGGCGACTTCTCGCGCTTCGCGATCGGCGAGCGGAAGGTCGGGAGCGTCGCCGAGAACTCCGCAACGGTCTGGGTCCGTGATACCCGGGAGGACTCGTCGTGGATCTCGCGACCCGAGTGGGCGGAGAAGGAAGGCATCCTCGGCTTCGGCGGGCAGCCGCTCGTCTTCCGGGGCGAAGTCCTGGGCGTGCTCGGCGTCTTCACCCGTGAGGTCCTCGCCGAGGCGCCGCTCACTTCTCTCCGGGTCGTCGCCGACCACGTCGCCGCGGCCCTCGCGACGGCCCGCGCCTTCGAGGAGAACGCCCGTCTCCGCCAGCAGCTCGAAGCCGAGAACGAGTACCTGCGCGAGGAGATCGAGGACGCGCAGGCCTTCGGCGACATCCTCGGCGTGAGCCCCGCGATCCGGGACGTCGCCCAGCAGATCCGCCAGGTGGCGTCGACCGACGCATCGGTCCTGATCCTGGGCGAGTCGGGCTCGGGCAAGGAGCTCGTGGCGCGCGAGGTCCATTGCGCCAGCGACCGCTCGGAACACCCGCTCGTTCGCGTGAACTGCGCCTCGGTTCCGAAGGAGCTCTACGAGAGCGAGTTCTTCGGTCACGTTCGCGGAGCGTTCACCGGTGCCGTCAAGGATCGCGTCGGCCGCTTCGCCGCGGCGGATGGAGGCACGCTCTTCCTCGACGAGGTGGGCGAGATCCCGCTCGAACTCCAGAGCAAGCTTCTGCGTGTCCTGCAGGAGGGGCAGTTCGAGCGCGTCGGCGAGGACCGGACGCGAACCGTCGACGTGCGGATCGTGGCCGCCACGAATCGCGACCTCGCGGTCGAGGTCAAGGAGGGCCGCTTCCGCGAGGACCTCTACTATCGGCTGAACGTGTTCCCGATCCAGGTTCCGCCGCTCCGCGAACGCCGCGAGGACATCCCGCTCCTCGCCGAGCACTTCCTGGCGCGACTGACCCGGAAGCACCGCCGCCCCGCCGAGCTCGACGAAGCCAATCGCCGCGCGCTCGCGGCCTACGACTGGCCGGGCAACGTTCGCGAGCTCCAGAACGCGATCGAGCGCGCCGTCATCACGTCGCAGGCGGGCGCGCTCACGTTCCACTTCCCGGGCGCGCCTTCCGCGGCCGCCTCCCCCGAAGTGGAAGCTTCCGGTCGCGTTCTGACCGACGCGGAGCTCCGGGACATCGAGCGACGCAACCTGCTCGCCGCCGTCGAGCAGGCGGAGGGGCGGATCTACGGCCCCGGCGGCGCCGCCGAGCTCCTCGGCATGAAGCCGACGACCGTGACCTCCCGGCTCGCGAAGATCCGCGAGCAGGAAGGCGCCTGA
- a CDS encoding NAD(P)/FAD-dependent oxidoreductase — translation MTNEYDVIVLGAGNAGMAAASAAQEAGLRTLIVEAQDAGGVCPNRGCVPKKVLVAAAQALDAIARASSHQIAVGPATLDWPSLIERKETFVDGVPAEFEASLERRGIDFVRGTARFVERNAVCVEGSEFRAERFVVATGSSPRPLPIPGAEHLLTSDDLLELAALPESISFVGAGVIAFEFAHVLARAGTRVTLLEVADRVLPALDADAARVIEDATRKLGVNIESGVSIERVAATRDGIDIDYRTRKGSPRRISSTVAANGAGRVANLSRLDLHFAGITLDRGQVKRDDALRSLENPDVYFAGDALTGVPQLSPLASYEGRVVGYNLTHETPIAAEYGYQPAAIYTIPSVATVGLTEEAARERGLAFDAHVNDLREWRSARTHAEETAWAKVLVERGSDRILGAHLVGHGAEETIHTFALAIEKGMKASELRERVYAYPTFHADIKYLVG, via the coding sequence ATGACCAACGAATACGATGTGATCGTGCTCGGCGCGGGCAACGCGGGCATGGCCGCCGCGAGCGCGGCGCAGGAAGCAGGACTTCGAACGCTGATCGTCGAAGCGCAGGACGCCGGCGGCGTCTGCCCGAACCGAGGCTGCGTCCCCAAGAAGGTGCTCGTCGCCGCGGCGCAGGCCCTCGACGCGATCGCCCGCGCCTCGTCCCACCAGATCGCGGTCGGACCGGCGACGCTCGACTGGCCGAGCCTCATCGAACGGAAGGAGACCTTCGTCGATGGCGTCCCCGCCGAGTTCGAGGCGAGCCTCGAGCGACGAGGAATCGATTTCGTGCGCGGAACGGCACGCTTCGTGGAACGTAACGCGGTCTGTGTCGAAGGAAGCGAATTCCGCGCGGAGCGCTTCGTCGTCGCGACCGGCTCGTCCCCTCGCCCGCTCCCGATCCCGGGCGCGGAGCATCTGCTCACGAGCGACGATCTGCTCGAGCTCGCCGCGCTCCCCGAGTCGATCAGCTTCGTCGGCGCCGGCGTGATCGCCTTCGAGTTCGCCCATGTCCTGGCGCGCGCGGGGACGCGGGTCACGCTCCTCGAGGTCGCCGACCGGGTCCTGCCCGCGCTCGACGCCGACGCGGCGCGGGTGATCGAGGACGCGACGCGCAAGCTCGGTGTGAACATCGAGTCGGGCGTCTCGATCGAACGCGTGGCCGCGACCCGGGACGGCATCGACATCGACTACCGGACCCGGAAGGGATCCCCGCGACGCATCTCGAGCACCGTCGCCGCGAACGGTGCCGGTCGCGTCGCCAACCTCTCCAGGCTCGACCTGCACTTCGCCGGGATCACCCTCGATCGAGGCCAGGTGAAGCGCGACGACGCGCTCCGGAGTCTCGAGAACCCCGACGTCTACTTCGCGGGCGATGCGCTGACGGGCGTGCCTCAGCTCTCGCCGCTGGCGAGCTACGAGGGACGCGTCGTCGGGTACAACCTGACCCACGAGACGCCGATCGCCGCGGAGTACGGCTACCAGCCCGCCGCGATCTACACGATCCCGTCGGTCGCGACGGTCGGGCTGACCGAAGAAGCGGCCCGAGAGCGCGGGCTCGCCTTCGACGCCCACGTGAACGACCTCCGCGAATGGCGTTCGGCGCGGACCCACGCCGAGGAGACCGCCTGGGCGAAGGTCCTCGTGGAACGCGGCTCGGACCGGATCCTCGGGGCCCACCTGGTCGGCCACGGCGCGGAGGAGACGATCCACACCTTCGCTCTCGCGATCGAGAAGGGCATGAAGGCGTCGGAGCTCCGCGAGCGGGTCTACGCCTACCCGACCTTCCACGCCGACATCAAGTATCTCGTCGGCTAG